The Candidatus Poribacteria bacterium genome includes a window with the following:
- a CDS encoding transposase: MSKHLTRLKKLEKYQHWHIPYSWALQNMLKRLAQSFREMKTLGRGHPQFKSCKKHKGMTFDGGQAPLEKVLEKQKHQRNHPTYKIRLNGRWYRFALHRAIEGKAEGFDFGIKDFLTGSDGERRASPMFYKQNSEKLLKAQQAHSRKVKGSNNRERERKNVARIHKKTENQRMDHHWKLAIDLCREFDILFFEDLNLEGMKRLWGKQVSDLAFGEFYQKLKHQAKKRIRAVLKIGRWTPTTKCCCVCGHKNENLTLADRHWQCPKCETHLDRDQNAALNILKEGVASFALGEVSPIVLFNKIVGISVEATSPLLKTTNASA; this comes from the coding sequence CTGTCCAAGCACTTGACGAGACTCAAAAAACTTGAGAAGTATCAGCATTGGCATATCCCGTATTCGTGGGCTTTGCAAAACATGCTCAAACGCTTGGCGCAGTCGTTTAGGGAAATGAAAACGCTTGGACGCGGACACCCCCAATTCAAGTCGTGTAAGAAACACAAGGGTATGACGTTTGACGGCGGACAAGCCCCGCTTGAAAAAGTTTTGGAGAAACAGAAACACCAGAGAAACCATCCAACCTACAAAATTCGTTTGAACGGACGCTGGTATCGTTTCGCGTTGCACCGTGCGATTGAAGGTAAAGCCGAAGGGTTCGACTTTGGTATCAAAGACTTCTTGACTGGCAGTGATGGCGAAAGACGTGCCTCTCCGATGTTCTACAAACAGAATTCTGAAAAACTTCTGAAAGCACAACAGGCACACTCTCGCAAGGTCAAAGGGTCTAACAACCGAGAACGCGAACGCAAAAACGTTGCGCGCATTCATAAGAAAACGGAAAATCAGAGAATGGATCATCATTGGAAACTCGCTATAGACCTGTGTCGCGAGTTTGATATTCTGTTCTTTGAGGACCTGAACCTTGAAGGTATGAAACGCTTGTGGGGAAAACAGGTCTCTGACCTTGCTTTTGGTGAGTTCTATCAGAAACTCAAGCACCAAGCAAAGAAACGGATACGCGCCGTGCTGAAGATTGGGCGGTGGACTCCCACCACAAAGTGCTGTTGTGTGTGTGGACATAAAAATGAAAACCTCACGCTCGCAGATCGTCATTGGCAGTGTCCTAAGTGTGAGACACACTTGGATAGAGACCAGAACGCTGCGCTGAATATCCTTAAGGAAGGGGTAGCTTCCTTTGCGTTAGGAGAAGTGAGTCCTATTGTTTTGTTTAACAAAATTGTAGGTATCTCCGTTGAAGCCACCAGTCCGCTTCTGAAAACCACAAATGCTTCTGCTTAA